One segment of Ipomoea triloba cultivar NCNSP0323 chromosome 12, ASM357664v1 DNA contains the following:
- the LOC115998069 gene encoding uncharacterized protein LOC115998069 isoform X3 — protein sequence MGCRKVAAGSSTISAESSFRELDDVFLQTQTRIWLGEVLNMRLNEQSHISDLLADGDLLFEVSKVVWNMLLAKCPELRRLKYKPLDSRKSIGRYRPYSNVDSFLKICKILGLNGIDLFSPSDVVEKRNVRKVCICIRALSTKARSKHLKVPDFDMVTYTVAMPKDMVGGIRRSLETSQCSFSSSSSYSSYKDQRQKVRQKNLTEAGDKNYDSCSEESDEAESKYMGEESYCSSTNNNKYTAPLNSECENSPEVCMDVTKSSMKQSLLHSDIHDQHIYDNGFNHHQSQDEVSSSCVKSQRKLHQSDDLRRPLDNGIMHFDHVDPNMGNCASVQDSIYDYEAEGDYISDYLAFSDSVIGGADGNSPVLLEGEDNIFNFFMGVDSHWSRSSRYSVDGCGNKFSDDIEDLEVSSTASMSSLLGRALNLEFDDHFDIDAHNALLDNEGCTQDRGLLKTPKARDVADDGCLLPDENGSQCHDEFKSASKECLRDPPGALFLTGNNKSEDDNNADPGTELGINHRLHNSYSGELKDGCVSSLQSKIQMRQVALFTPSAIRLLDESSVNQNLVAHPNSYEALEEKHPYIPVKDSNEFDTKHRDMDFLAENVPNGNDKTDVEASKDKVHRRPFLHTVAKGTAIFGMMFLVLHLSRRDREKSSDANKKLPQTKKFKGKDISYREGQNRGRDRIYPAEKLKFKN from the exons ATGGGCTGCCGGAAGGTCGCCGCCGGTTCTTCTACCATCTCCGCTGAATCCAGCTTCCGCGAGCTCGACGATGTCTTCTTACAG ACTCAGACGAGAATATGGCTTGGGGAAGTTCTGAATATGAGATTGAATGAGCAGTCACACATTTCTGATTTGCTGGCTGATGGAGATCTTCT GTTTGAGGTCTCTAAAGTAGTATGGAATATGTTGTTGGCAAAGTGTCCAGAGCTTAGACGTTTAAAGTATAAACCACTTGATTCCCGGAAAAGCATTGGGAGATACAGGCCTTATTCTAATGTTGACTCTTTTCTAAAG ATCTGCAAAATTTTGGGATTGAATGGTATTGATCTCTTCTCCCCATCAGATGTCGTTGAAAAAAGAAATGTTCGGAAAGTGTGCATTTGCATAAGGgcactatcaacaaaagccagaTCAAAACATTTAAAG GTCCCAGACTTTGATATGGTAACATACACTGTAGCCATGCCAAAAGATATGGTGGGGGGCATTAGAAGAAGCTTGGAGACATCGCAATGTAGCTTTTCAAGTTCATCCAGTTACAGCTCATATAAAGATCAAAGACAGAAAGTTAGGCAG AAAAATTTAACCGAAGCAGGTGATAAAAACTATGATTCTTGTTCAGAAGAATCTGATGAAGCAGAAAGCAAGTATATGGGAGAAGAGTCTTATTGCTCGTCtacaaacaataataaatataccgCTCCTCTGAATTCAGAGTGTGAGAATTCCCCTGAAGTGTGTATGGATGTTACAAAGAGCAGCATGAAGCAGAGTTTGTTGCACTCTGATATCCATGATCAGCACATTTATGATAATGGGTTCAACCATCACCAGTCACAGGATGAAGTTTCGTCTTCTTGCGTCAAGTCTCAAAGAAAATTACATCAAAGTGATGATTTAAGGCGTCCTCTTGACAATGGCATAATGCATTTCGACCATGTTGACCCTAATATGGGGAATTGTGCATCAGTCCAGGATTCTATATATGACTATGAAGCTGAAGGAGATTATATCTCTGATTATCTAGCATTTTCAGATTCAGTTATTGGTGGAGCTGATGGCAATAGCCCTGTTTTACTGGAAGGGGAAGataatatttttaacttttttatggGCGTTGATTCTCATTGGTCAAGGTCAAGTCGTTATTCAGTGGATGGATGTGGAAATAAATTCTCTGATGATATTGAAGATCTGGAAGTATCATCCACAGCTAGCATGAGCTCTTTATTAGGTCGGGCACTTAATTTGGAATTCGATGACCACTTTGACATAGATGCCCACAATGCATTGCTGGATAATGAGGGCTGTACCCAGGACAGAGGTTTATTAAAAACTCCTAAAGCTCGGGATGTTGCTGATGATGGATGTCTGTTGCCTGATGAAAATGGATCTCAATGTCACGATGAATTTAAATCAGCGTCAAAGGAGTGTCTTAGAGATCCACCCGGTGCCTTGTTTCTCACAGGCAATAATAAAAGTGAAGATGACAACAATGCAGATCCTGGCACCGAACTTGGAATAAATCATAGATTGCACAATAGTTATTCAGGTGAGTTAAAGGACGGATGCGTTAGTAGTTTGCAGTCAAAGATTCAAATGAGGCAAGTGGCCCTCTTTACACCGTCTGCTATCAGATTATTAGATGAGTCTAGTGTCAATCAGAACTTGGTTGCTCATCCAAATTCTTATGAAGCTCTAGAAGAAAAGCATCCTTACATTCCAGTCAAAGATTCAAATGAG TTTGACACAAAGCATAGAGACATGGATTTTCTGGCAGAAAATGTTCCAAATGGGAATGACAAGACAGATGTTGAAGCTTCCAAGGACAAAGTGCACCGAAGGCCATTTCTGCATACAGTTGCAAAAGGCACCGCAATTTTTGGCATGATGTTTCTGGTGCTTCATCTCAG TAGAAGGGACCGAGAGAAAAGCAGTGATGCAAACAAGAAACTGCCTCAAACTAAGAAGTTTAAAGGCAAGGATATCTCTTACAGGGAAGGACAAAATAGAGGTAGAGATAGGATTTATCCTGCAGAAAAGCTGAAGTTCAAGAACtag
- the LOC115998069 gene encoding uncharacterized protein LOC115998069 isoform X1, whose product MGCRKVAAGSSTISAESSFRELDDVFLQVKLVSRHRHRYMYIFPVAIFLSNSNELSVVRQKLANMDSSMLYIRFEVSKVVWNMLLAKCPELRRLKYKPLDSRKSIGRYRPYSNVDSFLKICKILGLNGIDLFSPSDVVEKRNVRKVCICIRALSTKARSKHLKVPDFDMVTYTVAMPKDMVGGIRRSLETSQCSFSSSSSYSSYKDQRQKVRQKNLTEAGDKNYDSCSEESDEAESKYMGEESYCSSTNNNKYTAPLNSECENSPEVCMDVTKSSMKQSLLHSDIHDQHIYDNGFNHHQSQDEVSSSCVKSQRKLHQSDDLRRPLDNGIMHFDHVDPNMGNCASVQDSIYDYEAEGDYISDYLAFSDSVIGGADGNSPVLLEGEDNIFNFFMGVDSHWSRSSRYSVDGCGNKFSDDIEDLEVSSTASMSSLLGRALNLEFDDHFDIDAHNALLDNEGCTQDRGLLKTPKARDVADDGCLLPDENGSQCHDEFKSASKECLRDPPGALFLTGNNKSEDDNNADPGTELGINHRLHNSYSGELKDGCVSSLQSKIQMRQVALFTPSAIRLLDESSVNQNLVAHPNSYEALEEKHPYIPVKDSNEFDTKHRDMDFLAENVPNGNDKTDVEASKDKVHRRPFLHTVAKGTAIFGMMFLVLHLSRRDREKSSDANKKLPQTKKFKGKDISYREGQNRGRDRIYPAEKLKFKN is encoded by the exons ATGGGCTGCCGGAAGGTCGCCGCCGGTTCTTCTACCATCTCCGCTGAATCCAGCTTCCGCGAGCTCGACGATGTCTTCTTACAGGTCAAACTTGTTTCTCGCCATCGCCATcggtatatgtatatatttcctGTAGCTATCTTTTTATCTAACAGTAATGAGTTGAGCGTTGTTCGCCAGAAACTTGCAAATATGGATTCTTCAATGCTGTATATAAG GTTTGAGGTCTCTAAAGTAGTATGGAATATGTTGTTGGCAAAGTGTCCAGAGCTTAGACGTTTAAAGTATAAACCACTTGATTCCCGGAAAAGCATTGGGAGATACAGGCCTTATTCTAATGTTGACTCTTTTCTAAAG ATCTGCAAAATTTTGGGATTGAATGGTATTGATCTCTTCTCCCCATCAGATGTCGTTGAAAAAAGAAATGTTCGGAAAGTGTGCATTTGCATAAGGgcactatcaacaaaagccagaTCAAAACATTTAAAG GTCCCAGACTTTGATATGGTAACATACACTGTAGCCATGCCAAAAGATATGGTGGGGGGCATTAGAAGAAGCTTGGAGACATCGCAATGTAGCTTTTCAAGTTCATCCAGTTACAGCTCATATAAAGATCAAAGACAGAAAGTTAGGCAG AAAAATTTAACCGAAGCAGGTGATAAAAACTATGATTCTTGTTCAGAAGAATCTGATGAAGCAGAAAGCAAGTATATGGGAGAAGAGTCTTATTGCTCGTCtacaaacaataataaatataccgCTCCTCTGAATTCAGAGTGTGAGAATTCCCCTGAAGTGTGTATGGATGTTACAAAGAGCAGCATGAAGCAGAGTTTGTTGCACTCTGATATCCATGATCAGCACATTTATGATAATGGGTTCAACCATCACCAGTCACAGGATGAAGTTTCGTCTTCTTGCGTCAAGTCTCAAAGAAAATTACATCAAAGTGATGATTTAAGGCGTCCTCTTGACAATGGCATAATGCATTTCGACCATGTTGACCCTAATATGGGGAATTGTGCATCAGTCCAGGATTCTATATATGACTATGAAGCTGAAGGAGATTATATCTCTGATTATCTAGCATTTTCAGATTCAGTTATTGGTGGAGCTGATGGCAATAGCCCTGTTTTACTGGAAGGGGAAGataatatttttaacttttttatggGCGTTGATTCTCATTGGTCAAGGTCAAGTCGTTATTCAGTGGATGGATGTGGAAATAAATTCTCTGATGATATTGAAGATCTGGAAGTATCATCCACAGCTAGCATGAGCTCTTTATTAGGTCGGGCACTTAATTTGGAATTCGATGACCACTTTGACATAGATGCCCACAATGCATTGCTGGATAATGAGGGCTGTACCCAGGACAGAGGTTTATTAAAAACTCCTAAAGCTCGGGATGTTGCTGATGATGGATGTCTGTTGCCTGATGAAAATGGATCTCAATGTCACGATGAATTTAAATCAGCGTCAAAGGAGTGTCTTAGAGATCCACCCGGTGCCTTGTTTCTCACAGGCAATAATAAAAGTGAAGATGACAACAATGCAGATCCTGGCACCGAACTTGGAATAAATCATAGATTGCACAATAGTTATTCAGGTGAGTTAAAGGACGGATGCGTTAGTAGTTTGCAGTCAAAGATTCAAATGAGGCAAGTGGCCCTCTTTACACCGTCTGCTATCAGATTATTAGATGAGTCTAGTGTCAATCAGAACTTGGTTGCTCATCCAAATTCTTATGAAGCTCTAGAAGAAAAGCATCCTTACATTCCAGTCAAAGATTCAAATGAG TTTGACACAAAGCATAGAGACATGGATTTTCTGGCAGAAAATGTTCCAAATGGGAATGACAAGACAGATGTTGAAGCTTCCAAGGACAAAGTGCACCGAAGGCCATTTCTGCATACAGTTGCAAAAGGCACCGCAATTTTTGGCATGATGTTTCTGGTGCTTCATCTCAG TAGAAGGGACCGAGAGAAAAGCAGTGATGCAAACAAGAAACTGCCTCAAACTAAGAAGTTTAAAGGCAAGGATATCTCTTACAGGGAAGGACAAAATAGAGGTAGAGATAGGATTTATCCTGCAGAAAAGCTGAAGTTCAAGAACtag
- the LOC115998069 gene encoding uncharacterized protein LOC115998069 isoform X2 codes for MGCRKVAAGSSTISAESSFRELDDVFLQVKLVSRHRHRYMYIFPVAIFLSNSNELSVVRQKLANMDSSMLYIRFEVSKVVWNMLLAKCPELRRLKYKPLDSRKSIGRYRPYSNVDSFLKICKILGLNGIDLFSPSDVVEKRNVRKVCICIRALSTKARSKHLKVPDFDMVTYTVAMPKDMVGGIRRSLETSQCSFSSSSSYSSYKDQRQKVRQKNLTEAGDKNYDSCSEESDEAESKYMGEESYCSSTNNNKYTAPLNSECENSPEVCMDVTKSSMKQSLLHSDIHDQHIYDNGFNHHQSQDEVSSSCVKSQRKLHQSDDLRRPLDNGIMHFDHVDPNMGNCASVQDSIYDYEAEGDYISDYLAFSDSVIGGADGNSPVLLEGEDNIFNFFMGVDSHWSRSSRYSVDGCGNKFSDDIEDLEVSSTASMSSLLGRALNLEFDDHFDIDAHNALLDNEGCTQDRGLLKTPKARDVADDGCLLPDENGSQCHDEFKSASKECLRDPPGALFLTGNNKSEDDNNADPGTELGINHRLHNSYSGELKDGCVSSLQSKIQMRQVALFTPSAIRLLDESSVNQNLVAHPNSYEALEEKHPYIPVKDSNEFDTKHRDMDFLAENVPNGNDKTDVEASKDKVHRRPFLHTVAKGTAIFGMMFLVLHLRRDREKSSDANKKLPQTKKFKGKDISYREGQNRGRDRIYPAEKLKFKN; via the exons ATGGGCTGCCGGAAGGTCGCCGCCGGTTCTTCTACCATCTCCGCTGAATCCAGCTTCCGCGAGCTCGACGATGTCTTCTTACAGGTCAAACTTGTTTCTCGCCATCGCCATcggtatatgtatatatttcctGTAGCTATCTTTTTATCTAACAGTAATGAGTTGAGCGTTGTTCGCCAGAAACTTGCAAATATGGATTCTTCAATGCTGTATATAAG GTTTGAGGTCTCTAAAGTAGTATGGAATATGTTGTTGGCAAAGTGTCCAGAGCTTAGACGTTTAAAGTATAAACCACTTGATTCCCGGAAAAGCATTGGGAGATACAGGCCTTATTCTAATGTTGACTCTTTTCTAAAG ATCTGCAAAATTTTGGGATTGAATGGTATTGATCTCTTCTCCCCATCAGATGTCGTTGAAAAAAGAAATGTTCGGAAAGTGTGCATTTGCATAAGGgcactatcaacaaaagccagaTCAAAACATTTAAAG GTCCCAGACTTTGATATGGTAACATACACTGTAGCCATGCCAAAAGATATGGTGGGGGGCATTAGAAGAAGCTTGGAGACATCGCAATGTAGCTTTTCAAGTTCATCCAGTTACAGCTCATATAAAGATCAAAGACAGAAAGTTAGGCAG AAAAATTTAACCGAAGCAGGTGATAAAAACTATGATTCTTGTTCAGAAGAATCTGATGAAGCAGAAAGCAAGTATATGGGAGAAGAGTCTTATTGCTCGTCtacaaacaataataaatataccgCTCCTCTGAATTCAGAGTGTGAGAATTCCCCTGAAGTGTGTATGGATGTTACAAAGAGCAGCATGAAGCAGAGTTTGTTGCACTCTGATATCCATGATCAGCACATTTATGATAATGGGTTCAACCATCACCAGTCACAGGATGAAGTTTCGTCTTCTTGCGTCAAGTCTCAAAGAAAATTACATCAAAGTGATGATTTAAGGCGTCCTCTTGACAATGGCATAATGCATTTCGACCATGTTGACCCTAATATGGGGAATTGTGCATCAGTCCAGGATTCTATATATGACTATGAAGCTGAAGGAGATTATATCTCTGATTATCTAGCATTTTCAGATTCAGTTATTGGTGGAGCTGATGGCAATAGCCCTGTTTTACTGGAAGGGGAAGataatatttttaacttttttatggGCGTTGATTCTCATTGGTCAAGGTCAAGTCGTTATTCAGTGGATGGATGTGGAAATAAATTCTCTGATGATATTGAAGATCTGGAAGTATCATCCACAGCTAGCATGAGCTCTTTATTAGGTCGGGCACTTAATTTGGAATTCGATGACCACTTTGACATAGATGCCCACAATGCATTGCTGGATAATGAGGGCTGTACCCAGGACAGAGGTTTATTAAAAACTCCTAAAGCTCGGGATGTTGCTGATGATGGATGTCTGTTGCCTGATGAAAATGGATCTCAATGTCACGATGAATTTAAATCAGCGTCAAAGGAGTGTCTTAGAGATCCACCCGGTGCCTTGTTTCTCACAGGCAATAATAAAAGTGAAGATGACAACAATGCAGATCCTGGCACCGAACTTGGAATAAATCATAGATTGCACAATAGTTATTCAGGTGAGTTAAAGGACGGATGCGTTAGTAGTTTGCAGTCAAAGATTCAAATGAGGCAAGTGGCCCTCTTTACACCGTCTGCTATCAGATTATTAGATGAGTCTAGTGTCAATCAGAACTTGGTTGCTCATCCAAATTCTTATGAAGCTCTAGAAGAAAAGCATCCTTACATTCCAGTCAAAGATTCAAATGAG TTTGACACAAAGCATAGAGACATGGATTTTCTGGCAGAAAATGTTCCAAATGGGAATGACAAGACAGATGTTGAAGCTTCCAAGGACAAAGTGCACCGAAGGCCATTTCTGCATACAGTTGCAAAAGGCACCGCAATTTTTGGCATGATGTTTCTGGTGCTTCATCTCAG AAGGGACCGAGAGAAAAGCAGTGATGCAAACAAGAAACTGCCTCAAACTAAGAAGTTTAAAGGCAAGGATATCTCTTACAGGGAAGGACAAAATAGAGGTAGAGATAGGATTTATCCTGCAGAAAAGCTGAAGTTCAAGAACtag
- the LOC115998069 gene encoding uncharacterized protein LOC115998069 isoform X4 has product MGCRKVAAGSSTISAESSFRELDDVFLQKLANMDSSMLYIRFEVSKVVWNMLLAKCPELRRLKYKPLDSRKSIGRYRPYSNVDSFLKICKILGLNGIDLFSPSDVVEKRNVRKVCICIRALSTKARSKHLKVPDFDMVTYTVAMPKDMVGGIRRSLETSQCSFSSSSSYSSYKDQRQKVRQKNLTEAGDKNYDSCSEESDEAESKYMGEESYCSSTNNNKYTAPLNSECENSPEVCMDVTKSSMKQSLLHSDIHDQHIYDNGFNHHQSQDEVSSSCVKSQRKLHQSDDLRRPLDNGIMHFDHVDPNMGNCASVQDSIYDYEAEGDYISDYLAFSDSVIGGADGNSPVLLEGEDNIFNFFMGVDSHWSRSSRYSVDGCGNKFSDDIEDLEVSSTASMSSLLGRALNLEFDDHFDIDAHNALLDNEGCTQDRGLLKTPKARDVADDGCLLPDENGSQCHDEFKSASKECLRDPPGALFLTGNNKSEDDNNADPGTELGINHRLHNSYSGELKDGCVSSLQSKIQMRQVALFTPSAIRLLDESSVNQNLVAHPNSYEALEEKHPYIPVKDSNEFDTKHRDMDFLAENVPNGNDKTDVEASKDKVHRRPFLHTVAKGTAIFGMMFLVLHLSRRDREKSSDANKKLPQTKKFKGKDISYREGQNRGRDRIYPAEKLKFKN; this is encoded by the exons ATGGGCTGCCGGAAGGTCGCCGCCGGTTCTTCTACCATCTCCGCTGAATCCAGCTTCCGCGAGCTCGACGATGTCTTCTTACAG AAACTTGCAAATATGGATTCTTCAATGCTGTATATAAG GTTTGAGGTCTCTAAAGTAGTATGGAATATGTTGTTGGCAAAGTGTCCAGAGCTTAGACGTTTAAAGTATAAACCACTTGATTCCCGGAAAAGCATTGGGAGATACAGGCCTTATTCTAATGTTGACTCTTTTCTAAAG ATCTGCAAAATTTTGGGATTGAATGGTATTGATCTCTTCTCCCCATCAGATGTCGTTGAAAAAAGAAATGTTCGGAAAGTGTGCATTTGCATAAGGgcactatcaacaaaagccagaTCAAAACATTTAAAG GTCCCAGACTTTGATATGGTAACATACACTGTAGCCATGCCAAAAGATATGGTGGGGGGCATTAGAAGAAGCTTGGAGACATCGCAATGTAGCTTTTCAAGTTCATCCAGTTACAGCTCATATAAAGATCAAAGACAGAAAGTTAGGCAG AAAAATTTAACCGAAGCAGGTGATAAAAACTATGATTCTTGTTCAGAAGAATCTGATGAAGCAGAAAGCAAGTATATGGGAGAAGAGTCTTATTGCTCGTCtacaaacaataataaatataccgCTCCTCTGAATTCAGAGTGTGAGAATTCCCCTGAAGTGTGTATGGATGTTACAAAGAGCAGCATGAAGCAGAGTTTGTTGCACTCTGATATCCATGATCAGCACATTTATGATAATGGGTTCAACCATCACCAGTCACAGGATGAAGTTTCGTCTTCTTGCGTCAAGTCTCAAAGAAAATTACATCAAAGTGATGATTTAAGGCGTCCTCTTGACAATGGCATAATGCATTTCGACCATGTTGACCCTAATATGGGGAATTGTGCATCAGTCCAGGATTCTATATATGACTATGAAGCTGAAGGAGATTATATCTCTGATTATCTAGCATTTTCAGATTCAGTTATTGGTGGAGCTGATGGCAATAGCCCTGTTTTACTGGAAGGGGAAGataatatttttaacttttttatggGCGTTGATTCTCATTGGTCAAGGTCAAGTCGTTATTCAGTGGATGGATGTGGAAATAAATTCTCTGATGATATTGAAGATCTGGAAGTATCATCCACAGCTAGCATGAGCTCTTTATTAGGTCGGGCACTTAATTTGGAATTCGATGACCACTTTGACATAGATGCCCACAATGCATTGCTGGATAATGAGGGCTGTACCCAGGACAGAGGTTTATTAAAAACTCCTAAAGCTCGGGATGTTGCTGATGATGGATGTCTGTTGCCTGATGAAAATGGATCTCAATGTCACGATGAATTTAAATCAGCGTCAAAGGAGTGTCTTAGAGATCCACCCGGTGCCTTGTTTCTCACAGGCAATAATAAAAGTGAAGATGACAACAATGCAGATCCTGGCACCGAACTTGGAATAAATCATAGATTGCACAATAGTTATTCAGGTGAGTTAAAGGACGGATGCGTTAGTAGTTTGCAGTCAAAGATTCAAATGAGGCAAGTGGCCCTCTTTACACCGTCTGCTATCAGATTATTAGATGAGTCTAGTGTCAATCAGAACTTGGTTGCTCATCCAAATTCTTATGAAGCTCTAGAAGAAAAGCATCCTTACATTCCAGTCAAAGATTCAAATGAG TTTGACACAAAGCATAGAGACATGGATTTTCTGGCAGAAAATGTTCCAAATGGGAATGACAAGACAGATGTTGAAGCTTCCAAGGACAAAGTGCACCGAAGGCCATTTCTGCATACAGTTGCAAAAGGCACCGCAATTTTTGGCATGATGTTTCTGGTGCTTCATCTCAG TAGAAGGGACCGAGAGAAAAGCAGTGATGCAAACAAGAAACTGCCTCAAACTAAGAAGTTTAAAGGCAAGGATATCTCTTACAGGGAAGGACAAAATAGAGGTAGAGATAGGATTTATCCTGCAGAAAAGCTGAAGTTCAAGAACtag
- the LOC115998069 gene encoding uncharacterized protein LOC115998069 isoform X6, giving the protein MGCRKVAAGSSTISAESSFRELDDVFLQVKLVSRHRHRYMYIFPVAIFLSNSNELSVVRQKLANMDSSMLYIRFEVSKVVWNMLLAKCPELRRLKYKPLDSRKSIGRYRPYSNVDSFLKICKILGLNGIDLFSPSDVVEKRNVRKVCICIRALSTKARSKHLKVPDFDMVTYTVAMPKDMVGGIRRSLETSQCSFSSSSSYSSYKDQRQKVRQKNLTEAGDKNYDSCSEESDEAESKYMGEESYCSSTNNNKYTAPLNSECENSPEVCMDVTKSSMKQSLLHSDIHDQHIYDNGFNHHQSQDEVSSSCVKSQRKLHQSDDLRRPLDNGIMHFDHVDPNMGNCASVQDSIYDYEAEGDYISDYLAFSDSVIGGADGNSPVLLEGEDNIFNFFMGVDSHWSRSSRYSVDGCGNKFSDDIEDLEVSSTASMSSLLGRALNLEFDDHFDIDAHNALLDNEGCTQDRGLLKTPKARDVADDGCLLPDENGSQCHDEFKSASKECLRDPPGALFLTGNNKSEDDNNADPGTELGINHRLHNSYSGELKDGCVSSLQSKIQMSLTQSIETWIFWQKMFQMGMTRQMLKLPRTKCTEGHFCIQLQKAPQFLA; this is encoded by the exons ATGGGCTGCCGGAAGGTCGCCGCCGGTTCTTCTACCATCTCCGCTGAATCCAGCTTCCGCGAGCTCGACGATGTCTTCTTACAGGTCAAACTTGTTTCTCGCCATCGCCATcggtatatgtatatatttcctGTAGCTATCTTTTTATCTAACAGTAATGAGTTGAGCGTTGTTCGCCAGAAACTTGCAAATATGGATTCTTCAATGCTGTATATAAG GTTTGAGGTCTCTAAAGTAGTATGGAATATGTTGTTGGCAAAGTGTCCAGAGCTTAGACGTTTAAAGTATAAACCACTTGATTCCCGGAAAAGCATTGGGAGATACAGGCCTTATTCTAATGTTGACTCTTTTCTAAAG ATCTGCAAAATTTTGGGATTGAATGGTATTGATCTCTTCTCCCCATCAGATGTCGTTGAAAAAAGAAATGTTCGGAAAGTGTGCATTTGCATAAGGgcactatcaacaaaagccagaTCAAAACATTTAAAG GTCCCAGACTTTGATATGGTAACATACACTGTAGCCATGCCAAAAGATATGGTGGGGGGCATTAGAAGAAGCTTGGAGACATCGCAATGTAGCTTTTCAAGTTCATCCAGTTACAGCTCATATAAAGATCAAAGACAGAAAGTTAGGCAG AAAAATTTAACCGAAGCAGGTGATAAAAACTATGATTCTTGTTCAGAAGAATCTGATGAAGCAGAAAGCAAGTATATGGGAGAAGAGTCTTATTGCTCGTCtacaaacaataataaatataccgCTCCTCTGAATTCAGAGTGTGAGAATTCCCCTGAAGTGTGTATGGATGTTACAAAGAGCAGCATGAAGCAGAGTTTGTTGCACTCTGATATCCATGATCAGCACATTTATGATAATGGGTTCAACCATCACCAGTCACAGGATGAAGTTTCGTCTTCTTGCGTCAAGTCTCAAAGAAAATTACATCAAAGTGATGATTTAAGGCGTCCTCTTGACAATGGCATAATGCATTTCGACCATGTTGACCCTAATATGGGGAATTGTGCATCAGTCCAGGATTCTATATATGACTATGAAGCTGAAGGAGATTATATCTCTGATTATCTAGCATTTTCAGATTCAGTTATTGGTGGAGCTGATGGCAATAGCCCTGTTTTACTGGAAGGGGAAGataatatttttaacttttttatggGCGTTGATTCTCATTGGTCAAGGTCAAGTCGTTATTCAGTGGATGGATGTGGAAATAAATTCTCTGATGATATTGAAGATCTGGAAGTATCATCCACAGCTAGCATGAGCTCTTTATTAGGTCGGGCACTTAATTTGGAATTCGATGACCACTTTGACATAGATGCCCACAATGCATTGCTGGATAATGAGGGCTGTACCCAGGACAGAGGTTTATTAAAAACTCCTAAAGCTCGGGATGTTGCTGATGATGGATGTCTGTTGCCTGATGAAAATGGATCTCAATGTCACGATGAATTTAAATCAGCGTCAAAGGAGTGTCTTAGAGATCCACCCGGTGCCTTGTTTCTCACAGGCAATAATAAAAGTGAAGATGACAACAATGCAGATCCTGGCACCGAACTTGGAATAAATCATAGATTGCACAATAGTTATTCAGGTGAGTTAAAGGACGGATGCGTTAGTAGTTTGCAGTCAAAGATTCAAATGAG TTTGACACAAAGCATAGAGACATGGATTTTCTGGCAGAAAATGTTCCAAATGGGAATGACAAGACAGATGTTGAAGCTTCCAAGGACAAAGTGCACCGAAGGCCATTTCTGCATACAGTTGCAAAAGGCACCGCAATTTTTGGCATGA